In Scophthalmus maximus strain ysfricsl-2021 chromosome 5, ASM2237912v1, whole genome shotgun sequence, a single window of DNA contains:
- the irx4b gene encoding iroquois-class homeodomain protein IRX-4b, which produces MAYSQLGYSYSSPPQFLMTSSSLAGCLEPGTPPSHPALRSPGHQLTPSPGIGVYSGPYPKSQGYYNTCTGDATALYSRGSLDPKDGAASVGTSQTPAYYPYEYAFGQYSYDRYGYSCSDGASRRKNATRETTSTLKAWLQEHQKNPYPTKGEKIMLAIITRMTLTQVSTWFANARRRLKKENKVTWSPRACKGSDDRGCDDDSDDAEKPLKSDRDHPDQRADLQSDLEDFDLLESDASDCEPKPQFQPEDSEANPNTDLLHGHLTHNPDPLHRKERLSPPCPRLATAQHQNTSFYPHPDLRGKDTKPKIWSIAHTAASLDASLQPEYPPCMLSSTGSSSPVYPSSMELTKEDRQQESPVATLREWVDGVFHGPPFQQPKPEVWKGLNAAAIDNSRIPGQSFELVRATSSL; this is translated from the exons ATGGCTTACTCTCAGCTGGGATACTCCTACTCCAGCCCACCGCAG TTTCTGATGACCTCTAGCTCTCTGGCTGGTTGTCTGGAACCGGGGACGCCTCCCTCTCACCCGGCACTGCGCTCCCCCGGGCACCAGCTCACCCCGAGCCCCGGCATCGGAGTCTACAGCGGCCCATATCCGAAGAGCCAAGGTTACTACAACACGTGCACCGGCGATGCCACCGCTCTCTACTCCAGA GGGTCTCTAGATCCCAAAGACGGAGCTGCATCTGTGGGGACATCTCAGACTCCTGCCTATTATCCTTATGAATACGCATTTGGACAGTATTCCTATGACAGATACGG GTATTCTTGCTCTGACGGTGCTTCTCGTCGTAAAAACGCCACCCGAGAAACCACCAGCACCCTGAAAGCTTGGCTGCAGGAGCACCAGAAGAACCCCTACCCCACGAAGGGAGAGAAGATAATGCTGGCCATCATCACTAGGATGACACTCACACAG gTGTCCACATGGTTTGCCAATGCACGCAGGAGGCTGAAGAAGGAGAACAAGGTGACGTGGTCACCGCGCGCCTGCAAAGGCTCCGATGATCGAGGCTGCgatgatgacagtgatgatgcTGAGAAGCCACTTAAAAGTGACAGAGACCATCCTG ATCAGCGTGCCGACCTGCAGAGCGATCTTGAGGACTTCGACCTGCTGGAGTCCGACGCTTCTGACTGTGAACCAAAGCCACAGTTCCAACCCGAGGACAGTGAAGCGAACCCAAACACAGACCTCCTACATGGGCACCTCACACACAACCCAGACCCACTGCACAGAAAAGAGAGATTGTCCCCACCTTGCCCCAGACTCGCAACAGCCCAACACCAAAACACCTCCTTCTATCCACACCCGGACCTTCGGGGCAAAGACACCAAGCCGAAAATATGGTCCATCGCTCACACCGCCGCGTCTCTGGATGCCAGCTTGCAGCCAGAATACCCCCCCTGCATGCTGTCGTCCACCGGGTCCTCCTCTCCCGTGTATCCATCAAGCATGGAGCTGACTAAGGAAGACAGGCAACAGGAATCACCAGTCGCCACGCTCAGAGAATGGGTGGACGGAGTGTTCCATGGTCCCCCTTTCCAACAGCCCAAACCCGAGGTGTGGAAAGGCCTGAACGCCGCCGCGATAGACAATAGCAGAATACCTGGACAATCCTTTGAACTTGTCAGGGCTACGTCGTCTTTGTAG
- the ndufs6 gene encoding NADH dehydrogenase [ubiquinone] iron-sulfur protein 6, mitochondrial: MQLGKYRLVVNMAAAVARVLSFSRNAKVLVSPSRLSAVPAHRYGLDVSSTGEVITHTGQVFEEKDPRRARFVGRQKEVNKNFAIKMVAEEPVTDIGARVVSCDGGGGALGHPKVYINLDKDTKVGTCGYCGLQFKQKHHH; the protein is encoded by the exons ATGCAGCTTGGGAAATACAGGCTGGTTGTAAACATGGCGGCCGCGGTAGCCAGAGTTCTGTCCTTCAGTAGAAATGCAAAGGTGCTCGTTTCACCCTCGAGGCTCTCCGCTGTGCCTGCTCACAGATACGGCCTCGATGTCTCCAGTACCGGCGAAGTCATAACTCACACTGGCCAG GTGTTTGAGGAGAAGGATCCCAGGAGAGCCCGATTCGTcggcagacagaaagag GTGAACAAGAACTTTGCCATCAAGATGGTGGCAGAAGAGCCTGTGACTGACATCGGGGCCAGAGTTGTCTCCTGTGATGGAGGTGGCGGAGCTCTGGGCCATCCCAAAGTCTACATCAACCTG gataAAGACACCAAAGTGGGCACGTGTGGGTACTGTGGATTACAGTTCAAGCAGAAGCATCATCACTGA
- the mrpl36 gene encoding 39S ribosomal protein L36, mitochondrial has product MAPLLLRHLAASLSRRVAQMSGLNMTFSSPAASAYRRLFTLTTAPRTLLLSPGTVSGASPIQAPPSSQCGPSLLGQCRHLPCIQPSAGMKTKSALKRRCKDCFFVRRRGRLFVFCKTSPRHKQRQG; this is encoded by the coding sequence ATGGCGCCCCTGCTGTTGAGGCACCTGGCTGCCTCCCTGTCTCGCCGAGTGGCCCAGATGAGCGGGTTAAACATGACCTTCTCCTCACCGGCAGCTAGTGCGTACAGACGTCTCTTCACCCTCACCACAGCTCCCCGCACACTGCTCCTGTCACCAGGGACTGTGTCCGGGGCCAGCCCCATCCAGGCCCCACCGTCCTCTCAGTGCGGACCGTCTTTGTTGGGACAGTGTCGGCATCTTCCCTGCATCCAGCCATCAGCCGGGATGAAAACCAAGTCTGCCCTGAAGAGGCGCTGCAAAGACTGTTTCTTTGTCCGACGCAGGGGACGTCTGTTTGTGTTCTGCAAGACCAGTCCCAGACACAAGCAGAGGCAGGGCTAA
- the lpcat1 gene encoding lysophosphatidylcholine acyltransferase 1 isoform X1, producing MKLSNSRPSRVGRNPFVHKLKFTMTEKIKIGLMSVTVFPVRLLLVSFFMLLAWPFAFAASLGRSEFVIEPQSWWRRLVDLCLQVIMRAMWFCGGFHWIKVKGERAAPSEVPILTVAPHSAYFDAIPVTMTMCSIVTKLESRSIPVWGTLISYIRPVFVFRSDQDSRKKTVEEIKRRAQSGGEWPQIMIFPEGTCTNRSGLILFKAGAFIPGLPVQPVVLRYPNKLDTFTWTWRGPGAFKILWLTLCQPHNSMEIEYLPIYTPSDEEKENPALFANNVRRLMAKALELPLTDLSFDDREISLSEGPLRIQDYSSLLEFNQLVCRLGLRAGARVKVLEEQAKRAGKLQGDRLGLQDFGQFLDLPVTDTLAQVHRLFDKRGDGQIDVRHFVIALSTVHRPSRSMETLKLAFKMYEAEEDGDVREDDLAAILETMLGLKEVELSGVFLSLDRPDTGTIAYDEFHHFIEQHPRFVMDHLNFEDHPGRGCCVCRERRNGHNHDKDD from the exons ATGAAGTTGTCAAACAGCCGCCCCTCCAGGGTGGGCAGGAACCCCTTCGTCCACAAGCTGAAATTCACCATGACAGAGAAGAtaaag ATAGGACTGATGTCGGTCACCGTATTCCCCgtgcggctgctgctggtgtcctTCTTCATGCTGCTGGCGTGGCCCTTCGCCTTCGCCGCCTCCCTGGGACGTTCCGAGTTTGTCATTGAGCCACAGTCATGGTGgaggag GCTTGTAGACCTGTGTTTACAAGTGATCATGCGAGCCATGTGGTTTTGTGGAGGTTTCCATTGGATCAAGGTGAAAGGGGAGCGGGCGGCGCCTTCGGAAGTCCCCATCCTCACTGTAGCACCGCACTCCGCCTACTTTGACGCCATCCCAGTCACCATGACCATGTGCTCCATAGTCACCAAACTGGAGAGCAGGAGCATTCCCGTCTGGGGCA CTCTGATCAGCTACATCCGGCCGGTGTTTGTGTTTCGGTCAGACCAGgactccaggaaaaaaaccgTAGAGGAGATTAAACGGAGAGCACAGTCTGGAGGGGAGTGGCCTCAG ATCATGATATTTCCAGAGGGAACGTGCACCAACAGATCGGGTCTCATCTTATTCAAGGCTG GTGCCTTCATCCCAGGACTCCCAGTGCAACCGGTGGTGCTACGCTACCCAAACAAACTG GATACTTTTACATGGACGTGGCGAGGTCCCGGAGC GTTCAAGATCCTATGGCTCACTCTGTGCCAACCTCATAACTCCATGGAGATCGAG TATTTGCCTATATACACTCCATCagacgaggagaaggaaaaCCCTGCCCTGTTTGCAAATAACGTCAGAAGGCTCATGGCCAA GGCGCTGGAGCTGCCCCTCACAGACCTGTCCTTCGATGACCGTGAGATCAGCCTGTCAGAGGGCCCGCTGCGCATTCAGGACTACAGCAGCCTCCTGGAGTTTAACCAGCTGGTGTGCCGCCTGGG GCTGAGAGCAGGAGCCAGAGTCAaggtgctggaggagcaggCCAAGAGAGCTGGGAAGCTGCAGGGAGACCGGCTGGGTTTACAGGACTTTGGCCAGTTCCTCGACCTGccagtcacagacacactcgcacaagTCCACAGGCTCTTTGACAAG CGCGGAGACGGACAGATAGACGTCAGACACTTTGTCATCGCTCTGTCCACGGTTCATCGACCATCGAGGTCAATGGAGACGCTCAAACTGGCCTTCAAG ATGTACGAGGCCGAAGAGGACGGCGACGTCCGCGAGGACGACCTGGCCGCCATCTTGGAAACCATGCTGGGATTGAAAGAGGTGGAGCTCTCGGGTGTGTTTTTATCGCTCGACAGACCCGACACAGGGACGATCGCATACG AtgaatttcatcattttatagAGCAACATCCTCGCTTTGTCATGGACCACCTCAATTTTGAAGACCACCCAGGCAGAGGCTGCTGCGTCTGTCGCGAGCGCCGCAACGGCCACAACCACGACAAAGACGACTGA
- the lpcat1 gene encoding lysophosphatidylcholine acyltransferase 1 isoform X2: protein MRAMWFCGGFHWIKVKGERAAPSEVPILTVAPHSAYFDAIPVTMTMCSIVTKLESRSIPVWGTLISYIRPVFVFRSDQDSRKKTVEEIKRRAQSGGEWPQIMIFPEGTCTNRSGLILFKAGAFIPGLPVQPVVLRYPNKLDTFTWTWRGPGAFKILWLTLCQPHNSMEIEYLPIYTPSDEEKENPALFANNVRRLMAKALELPLTDLSFDDREISLSEGPLRIQDYSSLLEFNQLVCRLGLRAGARVKVLEEQAKRAGKLQGDRLGLQDFGQFLDLPVTDTLAQVHRLFDKRGDGQIDVRHFVIALSTVHRPSRSMETLKLAFKMYEAEEDGDVREDDLAAILETMLGLKEVELSGVFLSLDRPDTGTIAYDEFHHFIEQHPRFVMDHLNFEDHPGRGCCVCRERRNGHNHDKDD from the exons ATGCGAGCCATGTGGTTTTGTGGAGGTTTCCATTGGATCAAGGTGAAAGGGGAGCGGGCGGCGCCTTCGGAAGTCCCCATCCTCACTGTAGCACCGCACTCCGCCTACTTTGACGCCATCCCAGTCACCATGACCATGTGCTCCATAGTCACCAAACTGGAGAGCAGGAGCATTCCCGTCTGGGGCA CTCTGATCAGCTACATCCGGCCGGTGTTTGTGTTTCGGTCAGACCAGgactccaggaaaaaaaccgTAGAGGAGATTAAACGGAGAGCACAGTCTGGAGGGGAGTGGCCTCAG ATCATGATATTTCCAGAGGGAACGTGCACCAACAGATCGGGTCTCATCTTATTCAAGGCTG GTGCCTTCATCCCAGGACTCCCAGTGCAACCGGTGGTGCTACGCTACCCAAACAAACTG GATACTTTTACATGGACGTGGCGAGGTCCCGGAGC GTTCAAGATCCTATGGCTCACTCTGTGCCAACCTCATAACTCCATGGAGATCGAG TATTTGCCTATATACACTCCATCagacgaggagaaggaaaaCCCTGCCCTGTTTGCAAATAACGTCAGAAGGCTCATGGCCAA GGCGCTGGAGCTGCCCCTCACAGACCTGTCCTTCGATGACCGTGAGATCAGCCTGTCAGAGGGCCCGCTGCGCATTCAGGACTACAGCAGCCTCCTGGAGTTTAACCAGCTGGTGTGCCGCCTGGG GCTGAGAGCAGGAGCCAGAGTCAaggtgctggaggagcaggCCAAGAGAGCTGGGAAGCTGCAGGGAGACCGGCTGGGTTTACAGGACTTTGGCCAGTTCCTCGACCTGccagtcacagacacactcgcacaagTCCACAGGCTCTTTGACAAG CGCGGAGACGGACAGATAGACGTCAGACACTTTGTCATCGCTCTGTCCACGGTTCATCGACCATCGAGGTCAATGGAGACGCTCAAACTGGCCTTCAAG ATGTACGAGGCCGAAGAGGACGGCGACGTCCGCGAGGACGACCTGGCCGCCATCTTGGAAACCATGCTGGGATTGAAAGAGGTGGAGCTCTCGGGTGTGTTTTTATCGCTCGACAGACCCGACACAGGGACGATCGCATACG AtgaatttcatcattttatagAGCAACATCCTCGCTTTGTCATGGACCACCTCAATTTTGAAGACCACCCAGGCAGAGGCTGCTGCGTCTGTCGCGAGCGCCGCAACGGCCACAACCACGACAAAGACGACTGA